The Manihot esculenta cultivar AM560-2 chromosome 1, M.esculenta_v8, whole genome shotgun sequence genome has a window encoding:
- the LOC110628205 gene encoding histone H4: protein MSGRGKGGKGLGKGGAKRHRKVLRDNIQGITKPAIRRLARRGGVKRISGLIYEETRGVLKIFLENVIRDAVTYTEHARRKTVTAMDVVYALKRQGRTLYGFGG from the coding sequence atgtCGGGTAGAGGAAAGGGAGGAAAGGGTCTGGGAAAGGGAGGAGCAAAGAGGCACAGGAAGGTATTGAGGGATAACATTCAGGGAATCACGAAGCCGGCAATTCGTCGGCTAGCCCGTAGAGGAGGCGTGAAGCGTATCAGTGGTCTCATTTATGAGGAAACCAGAGGCGTCCTCAAGATCTTCCTTGAAAATGTGATACGTGATGCTGTCACTTACACTGAGCATGCTCGAAGAAAGACCGTAACTGCCATGGATGTTGTTTATGCCCTGAAGAGGCAGGGTCGAACCCTCTACGGCTTTGGTggttga